Genomic segment of Gasterosteus aculeatus chromosome 4, fGasAcu3.hap1.1, whole genome shotgun sequence:
TTGCATATCATTACCTCTGACATATCAAAGACCCAAACTGAGAGACTGATTGAAGAGGAATAATTCATGTGCACAAATTACAATTTTCCTTCAAACCCTCATCTTCCAAACGATTTCCCCACATTAACTGAACAGACTGAGTGGAGAAATGACCTTTCTCACTGAAACATCTGCTTTGGCCTGATAAAGAAGCTTACTGGTGGTTGAGTTAGTACCATTAGCTGCACCTTTTTAAAGCCATAACACTATGGTGCTTCATTGTGACGGTTTAACTGTGTCCTCCAGGTGAGCACCTGCGGCTCTGTCCTCTAGACTACACCTGCTGCTCCAGTCAGATGGAGGAGACGCTGGCCCTCCAGAGCGAGAGGGACTTCCTCAAGGCCGTGGAGGAGAACAGCCAGTTCCTTTTGACCACCTTCACGCTGAGGCACCGGCGGTTTGATGGTGAGAGACGGTTTGTTGCGGTGTGCGTTGGATTTCCCGAAGCCTCAGTGGGcattcgaggggggggggggggggggggaggcccagTTAGAGGCAAAGAGTCACAGCTCATTGAAGCGCATTTAGGATCTCCGGCTGCCTCTCAGATGGTCGGATGTCTGAGCCTCAAAAACGGACGTAAGCGGCAACACATGCTCCGTGTTTAAGTTTAaccaacacacaacaaaactgCTGAATTTCAAGAGGTTCGTTTTGCATCGCACTCTCATTAAGTTTGAGGCCTCACAGGAGACGCATTAGATAATAATAACTGTGGCGGCAGAGGTTGAGGCGTGCCGACATGCAGGCCCTAGTTTGGGTGGaagtacagacacacaccgagCTTCCCTTTCCCATGAAACACCTTTAGCCTCACAAAGTGCAGCCTTACTGCCGGCACACTTCCAGTTTACAGCTTTCAGCTATGAATCTGTGATCATCAAAGCCGAGGTCACCGTGTGACATCACTATGACATCACTGCCGTCAGACGCCAACAACATTACAAAATCACAGAATAAAGGCCAAGCAAACTGCATGTATAACATCGCTTTATACATTCAAATAAATGGTCAGTGTACGGAAATGTACCCAGACAGCTCGAATCCTTTCAGAGAATTCAGCCCACGTTGTCGACAATTCTGTGTGTGAGGCTGCAGGTCTGAATTAACACGTCCTCCTCCTACCTGCTGTGGACTGCTACCACCTTTCCCCCCTCCTCATGCTTTTACATAATGCATGTGATGAATCATTTAAAGACGCTGAAGGAGGAGTGGGAGACCGCGTGTGAGTCCTAAAGACCTAAATACAGTGCACGCTGTTGCACTCATTTAGCAGCACGCAGGTTCTGATGTAACTGTCCCTGTGAGCGCTGAACTGGAAGCTGGGGGGGCGTCTGAGCGCCTACCTACGTAGACACCTGGTGAGATACTGCAAGGGGATAAAATGATGGATTCATCTGTGcttttcctctttgtgtttctgcagagtTCTTCAGAGAGCTTATAGACTTGTCAGAGAAGTCCATGAACCAGATGTTCACCAAGACCTACGGCCGGCTCTTCACCCAGAACGCACACGTCTTCCAGGAGCTGTTTGTGGAGCTGCGCAGTTATTACTCTGGTTAATCACGTTCATCTTGTGTATTTTGATGGTCTGATGGTCCCTGCAAAGCGCTTCAATTATAAAAACATGGTTTGGTTGTAACACAAATTACTAGACACCCGGTTACCGTTATTACCTTTCTTTTATAATCCCAATGCAAACGTTATCTAAAGACTCCAGGATGATTCATTTAGTCTGAGACACCTTCTGAtttgaaaacaacatttcctGAGCTTCCATCACCACCACGGGGAATGAATCATTGCGGGTGTTTAAAGCCGCGCCGTGTGGAGGTGATGGTGCTTGTTGCAGTGTCGTCTCATCGGTGCACATCCCGTCGTGGTGAATCCACAGCCACTCAAGTGGTTCTCATTCTCTTCTTAAGACAATTAAATAGCTGAGGAGATTTGATAATAAATAGATGGAGAATTGGAGTCCCTGGATGACTGTTTCTATTTCCGGATGGCTCCTGGTGGTGGCCTCTCGGTGGAGTCCCGtctgcaggctgctgctgcttattCATCCCGTCTTTGTTTGACAAACAACATGTGCGGCTTGTTGTGAGGCTGCGTTGTAGACTAAACATCGGAGATCTCACAGTCGCTCTGCAGATTCATTAATGCACAAAGGCTGTCGAGGATTTCATTGGGGAAACTCTGCCCACCAGAGTTCTCCAAAAATACACTCTCTCTATTCTCTTTCTTGTGAAAGAAGGATTTGCATGTGCACCTCACAGGCGTTCCTTTAACATAGCAGTATTAGTACCATGGCTCATTGAGCATCACATGACGGTTTGACTCTACCGGCGCGCTCGTCCCATCCGAGTCCAGAGGCTCTGTGCTGAGTTATTCGTCCCTCCGCAGGGGGCAGTGTCAGTCTGTCGGAGGTTCTCTCAGACTTCTGGTCCAGGCTGGTGGAGCGAGTCTTCTCTCTGGTTAACCCCCAGTATCAGTTCAGTGAGGAGTACCTGGAGTGTGTCAGCAAACACGCCGAGCAGCTGCAGCCCTTCGGGGAGGTTCCCCGCAGACTGCGTGTTCAAGTAAGTGTCCGGTGATGAAAGAGGCCTTCGGTGCGGCTCAGTAGTGAGCGACTGAGTGACAGCGCTGTGCTCTCTCCCCGTTCAAATCCAGGTGTCGAGGGCTTTCATTGCAGCTAGAGCTTTGTCTCAGGGCTTGGCCACTGGTCGGGATATTGTTAACAAAGCTACAAAGGTGAGTTGTCTCTTAAAATGACATTGGCAAGATTTGAATATAAAGCTGAATCTGAAACTGAGGCGAATTTATCATGTAATTATTTCTATAATTTATTACAAGCTGATAAATTCAAACTGCTTGTTGAGTCTGACCGACAATCCAAatataagaaagaaaacaaatcctcatatttgttgcaatatttacatttcttttattatataaatataataataatgtattatttaatcATCAAAATGGTTGTTAATAAATCCGCCTATTGATAAATCAAATTGCagaatttgttttttcacaaCTTTAAGAGGACACAAAACAGAAgcgttttaaaaatatattatattatgagCAGCGGGATAACAGTGCTAAcacagctaacagtgctaacacagctaacagtgctaacacagctgacagtgctaacacagctaacagtgctaacacagCTAACAGTGCTTACACAGCTGACAGTGCTAACACAGCTAACAGTGCTTACACAGCTGACAGTGCTAACACAGCTGACAGTGCTAACACAGCTAACAGTGCTTACACACCTGACAGTGCTAACACAGCTAACAGTGCTTAcacagctaacagtgctaacacagctaacagtgctaagACAGCTGACAGTGCTAACACACCTGACAGTGCTAACACAGCTAACAGTGCTTAcacagctaacagtgctaacacagctgacagtgctaacacagctaacacagctaacagtgctaacacagCTGACAGTGCTAACACACCTGACAGTGCTAACACAGCTAACAGTGCTTAcacagctaacagtgctaacacagctgacagtgctaacacagctaacacagctaacagtgctaacacagCTGACAGTGCTTACACAGCTGACAGTGCTAAGACAGCTGACAGTGCTAACACACCTGACAGTGCTAACACAGCTAACAGTGATTAcacagctaacagtgctaacacagctgacagtgctaacacagctaacacagctaacagtgctaacacagCTGACAGTGCTAACACACCTGACAGTGCTAACACAGCTAACAGTGCTTAcacagctaacagtgctaacacagctaacacagctaacagtgctaacacagCTGACAGTGCTTACACAGCTGACAGTGCTTACACAGCTGACAGTGCTAAGACAGCTGACAGTGCTAACACACCTGACAGTGCTAACACAGCTGACAGTGCTAAcacagctaacagtgctaacacagctaacagtgctaacacagATTACCTCAGGTTTGTCATTCACAGCAGGAAAGTATGTGGGACACATTtggtgtgtttatgtttttgaCTGAAATGCTCCACACACGCTGGAACGCAAACAATACAAAGAACCTCTACTCGTGTGGAGTTATTCTTCCGGTGCTTTGTTTCAGCTGACTGCGGACTCGGAGTGTGTGCGCGGGCTGATGCGTCAGTGGTACTGCCCGCTGTGTCGGGGGCTGCCGGCCCTGCGGCCCTGCCACCCCCTGTGCCTGAACGTGATGAAGGGCTGCTTAGCCAATCAGGGCGACCTGGACACAGAATGGAACAATTTCATTGGTGGGTGAGGGTGAACAATACGTCCTAATATGGTGCTGTGTTTCCAGAGCCGAACGTCATGgaccaaattacattttcaagttttttttattattttaattattattattaaattgaGCATCACTAAAATCAGAGTGGTTTTACCTTCACTTCCCTTTCTCCTTACTGAATTCCCCCTCCATTAATCATTCATGCTTCTCTGCTCCTTCACAATGGATCCGTCTTAGTTTCCTTTCATTGAACCCTTATgctccttcctttctttcctctAAATCCAAACCCATTTTACCCTCGTGTACCTTTTTAACCATCCGTTATTCTTCCCCACGTCCTCTTCTTTGACCTCATATGTTATTTGCTGACGAGCCAGTGAGAGCTTTCAGCCTGTCCTGGTGTTCATTCGGCTGTAGAATGGGTCACCAGACTGGAAGGTCTGTACGTCTTCACCCTGTCATCTCTATTTCTGCATCTCTCGTCCTCTACCAGATGCTCTCTACCAGGTTTCGGAGAAGTTGGAGGGGCCGTTCAACATGGAGCTTGCAGCCGACTCCATCTCTGTGAAAGTGTCGGAGGCCATCATGCACATGCAGGAGAACAGCGTCAGCATCTCCACCAAGGCAAGCAAGAGAGCACAGAAGACACTGATGCATTTATATTGCTTTTTCCAAAGATTTTGCAGACCAGCTATTCTTTTATTCCCCCTTAAATCTCATTTCTAAGTAAAAGCCATAATCCTGGTGTTTCAATTGTAATGTTAATGAGCCGGCACACAAAGCGAGAGAGAGCATGACTTCCTCGCAGTAAGATGAGAACATGGCAGAAGTCCCAGCAGCTGATCCACCAGAGAGAATTCCATGGCAGCGCTTTACGGAGAGGAACCGCAGCTTTGTGCGTTTGTGGGGTTTGTGGTATCAGAGGACACACTTCCATTTCTCTGACCCACAGAAAGAGCGACTTTTACATTCTTAAATTGACGCGACAGCTGTTTACGTTAGTTTggccttgttgttgtttacctcaGGTGTTCCAAGGTTGTGGAAGTCCCCGGCCGGCACCGGGACGGCCCAAGCGTTCACCCAAAGAGTCAGGGGGCAACAGGAGGCCTTTCCGCACCTACAGCCCCGAGGAGAAACCCACCACTGCTGCAGGCACCAACCTGGATCGGCTGGTAAGGAGAAGCATGTGTCGACGCCACTGATGACAGAATTAGAGTGATGAGACGATGCTCTGCATTATAGTAAAACTGTCCGTGGGTTCATCTCTATTATACAGTCATCTGTCCcgttatttaaataaagaaaagggagaagtTAAGCGTTAAGGACTGTAAGTAAAAGTGTTGTGCAGGTCATGTTCTCGTGGTTGTGCTGTATGATCTTAGGAACCAATAAAGAAGGTTTGCACTGCGCTCGAGTCACGATCCAGACACAGACAAGCAGGAGGCACAGCGATAAGTCTAAGCTCGGTACGGGATGTAATAATGCCGCGAGCAGCCGACGGGACTCCTGTGACCACAGAGTGGGAGTGAAAGATAGagcaggaaaataaatgaaatgaccccgagcagaggaaagagaaaCGTGGTTTAAGAACTGacccagaagaagaaggatggtGCCACTTGCACTCTCAGCCCTGCAGCTTCAATATGCTTCCTGCAGCCAGCCACACAAACAGGGATACTCTGAAAGCAGGTCTGACTCATTCCACGTCTTTGCGCCTCCGCGCAGGTCACCGAGCTGAAGGAGCGACTGCGGCCCATGCGTGGCTTCTGGGTGTCCCTCCCACACACCATCTGCAACGACGAAAAGATGGCCTCCGACGTCACTAATGAGGACCGCTGCTGGAACGGGCAGACCCGGGGGAGGTGAGCGGGCGGGCGGAGGTGGAGACGGGGAAGGATGTAACAGACGGAATTGAGTTTATTTAGTCCACTACAGTCACCCATATGCTGTCTGCTTGCTTTCTGTGTCTGAGAGGAATTTGCATTATGATGATTTGGTGTGATCGATGTTCCACCTGCATTAGGCTGCAGTTTTATATGAAGGTGAACAGTAAAAATAACAGCTTTGATCACAAAATTATTTCTGatagaaaggggaaaaagatTATTTAAGTCAACATGAAAATAACCTcgggcacggtggcgtggtggttagcactgttgcctcacagcaagaaggtcctgggttcaactctgcccagtggcctttctgtgtggagtctgcatgttctccccgtgtctgcgtgggttctctccgggttctccggcttcctcccacagtccaaagacatgctctggggatcaggttaattgg
This window contains:
- the gpc2 gene encoding glypican-2 — protein: METRFPLLVLLCALSGTRSPGASAGRSCADTRQVYAEKGYGTGTAPLTQISGEHLRLCPLDYTCCSSQMEETLALQSERDFLKAVEENSQFLLTTFTLRHRRFDEFFRELIDLSEKSMNQMFTKTYGRLFTQNAHVFQELFVELRSYYSGGSVSLSEVLSDFWSRLVERVFSLVNPQYQFSEEYLECVSKHAEQLQPFGEVPRRLRVQVSRAFIAARALSQGLATGRDIVNKATKLTADSECVRGLMRQWYCPLCRGLPALRPCHPLCLNVMKGCLANQGDLDTEWNNFIDALYQVSEKLEGPFNMELAADSISVKVSEAIMHMQENSVSISTKVFQGCGSPRPAPGRPKRSPKESGGNRRPFRTYSPEEKPTTAAGTNLDRLVTELKERLRPMRGFWVSLPHTICNDEKMASDVTNEDRCWNGQTRGRYLPDVTGDGLVSQINNPEVEVDIARPDVRTRQLIMELRVATNKLRHAQSGQDMDFMDSEEGSGSGGGDQGERYNDDWPGYGPYSPPYNKPPRNPASDPAKPPRVRERNGSKLNRNHGRERSAASQPSCCLLPLLSLPFMATVAPMWR